In Anthocerotibacter panamensis C109, the sequence TATAGTTTGGGCCTCCGCTTCCCCCGCTCGCTCAAAACCCTCCAGCGCGGGGCGGGCGTCAGCACCCGCGCCCGGTTAAAGATTTCTCAAGGCTGAAGGCTTCCTCCTGCCCGGTGAACGCTATGCGAATCTTACATATCCTCAATGACCTCCATAACTTGGGCAACGGCATTGTCAACCACGTAGTCGATCTCGCCATTGCCCAGCAGGCGAGCGGTCATCGGGTCACTGTCCTCTCCTCAGGAGGGGAACACGGGGCACTCCTGGCTGCCCACGGAGTCACCCTCACCACCCTGCTGATGAACCGCACGCTCTGGCTCCAGCCGCTGCACATCGTTCAGGCCCTCCAGACCATCAACCACCAGATCGCACACTTCGATATCGTCCACGCCCATATGATGAGCGGGTTACTCCTGGCTTATTCCGGCTGCCTGCGCCAAGGCATTCCCCTGATCGCCAGTATGCACAACTCCTGGCAGCACCATGCCCGACTCATGCGCCTTGCGGACCATCTGATCGCCGGGAGTCAAGCAGTAGCCCAACAACTGTTTACCTGGGGCGTGAAGCCAGACCAAGTATCGGTGGTCGCTAATGGGACAGGTGGAACCTACCGCTATCAGGCGCTCCCCGCTGCGCCCGTCAGCGCCCTACCCGCAGGGCGCAGGGTCTTGACGGTGGCGGGGCTTTTTGACCGCAAGGGGATTCACATCCTGCTAGAGGCGGTTCCTCTCGTCGCTGCGGTCGTCCCTCAGGTGCGCTTCTGTATCGTTGGGGACGGCCCGGACCGCGCCCGCTATCAGCAAAAGGTCCAGGAAGCGGGGATTGGGCTGTGGGTCACCTTCTTGGGATTTCGCCCGCGCTTTGACAATCTGCTGCCCTTGGCGGAACTGCTCGTACACCCCCCGCTTGCCGACCCCGCGCCCTTGGTCATCCCCGAGACGCTGGCGGCAGGAATTCCGATTGTGGGGACATCCGTGGGGGGTATCCCCGAAGCGCTCGCCTTTGGGCAAGCCGGTCTACTCGTCCCCCCCGGCAATCCTCAAGCGCTCGCCAGCGCCGTACTCCAAGTCCTGACGGACCCGACTTTAGCTGCGACCCTCCAGCTACGTAGTCAAGAACGAGCCGCCTGCTATACCACCCAAGCCATGGCCGCCCAAACCGTGGCGGTTTACGAGAAGGTGCTGACCCGTGCTGTCTACGTCCCCCCGGCCCGACCTGCGCCCAAGAGCACTTGAAGTACTCAAACCATAAAAGGTAAGCTCCCATGCTGCGCCATGCAACTGTCAGTTTATTTCTTCCTACCCTGGAGGGCGGCGGGGCCGAGCGGGCCATGCTGCATCTGGCCGAAGGTTTTACAGCGTGTGGCCTCAAGACCGACTTGATCCTCGCTCAGGCCAAAGGGAAGTATCTCTCCATGGTGCCCGATGGAATACGGGTGATTGACCTACAGGCCCACGCCCCGGTCTTGCTCCGTAAAACCCTGGCCCTCCAGCGTTATCTACGGCGCGAGCGACCGGCGGTTTTGCTGACCACCCTCGATATCGTCAACGCAGCAGCCTGGGCACGTCGTATGGCCGGGGTCCCCACGCGGGTCGTCATGGTCGTACAGACGAATCTCTCCGCCCAATTCCGGGATTACACCGATGGCACCGGCTGGTTGCGGCCCCAACTGGTGAGGTGGTTTTACCCTTGGGCCGACCAGATCATCACGGCCTCTCAGGGAGTCGCAGAGGACCTAGCACAGATCTCCGGGCTACCCCTAGGCGAGATGCGGGTCATCTACAACCCAGTGGTGACCCCCCGCTTTCTACAGATGGTGCAGCAGCCCGTACCGCACCCCTGGTTTGCTGCGGGGCAACCCCCGGTCATTCTGGGGGTGGGACGGCTCGTCCGCCAAAAAGATTTCCCGACGCTGATCCGCAGTTTTGCCCAGATCCGACCACAGGTTCCTGCCCGTCTGGTGATCCTAGGCGAAGGGGAGGAGCGCGCCAACCTGGAGTTTTTGGTCCGCCAACTCGGTCTGACGGACGCGGTGGACCTGCCGGGATTTGTGGAAAACCCCTATGCCTATATGGCCCAGGCGTCGGTCTTCGCGCTCTCCTCGACCCACGAGGGCTTTGGCAACGTCGTAGCGGAAGCGCTAGGGGCAGGGACGGCGGTCGTCTCCACCGACTGCCCCAGTGGACCGGCAGAAATCCTAGGTTGGGGCCGCTACGGAACCTTAACGCCCGTCGGGGACGCCAGAGCGTTGGCCCAAGGGATTGTGCGGACCCTACAAAAACCCCCAGGATCTGAAGGATTGCGCCAGCGTGCCCGAGCTTTTTCGCTGATGGCAATTGTCGAACAATACTGCGAGGTCCTCGAAAAACTCATGCAACAGCCCAAAGCAGGTTGGCGATGAAGGGGCCTCTTCGCGTAGCCCTGGCGCTTCTGGGGCTCACAGCAGGTCTGCTAGGCAACGGATTACGCGCCCAGCCCGAGCAAGCCAGGAGTGCCGACAGCTTTGTGGATTCCGTCGGTGTGGCGGTGCACCTCCGGTTTTTGGATACTGCCTACGGCAACTACTACGGTCTCATCAAGCCCAAGCTACAAGAGTTGGGCGTGCGCCATATCCGCGATGGCGGAGACGACGCGCAGTTCTTCCAAAAGCTCAATGACCTGGCAGGTGTGGGCATCCGCTCCTTGTTGGTGATGGACCCACGCGACGGCATTGACCCGGCGCGGGCGGTGGCGATTGCCAAGACCGTAGCTCCTTCCATAGAAGCGGTCGAGCAGCCCAACGAATATGACTTTTCCGGTGACCCCAACTGGGCAGCTACGCTCAAAAACTACGATGCCAGCCTCTGGACAGCATTCAAGTCAGACCCAGCGGTAGCCAGCCTACCGATGATTGGTACAGCCTTCGTCAGTTTTGATGCCACCAACACTGTCGGCGACCTCAGCCCCTATGTTGACTCCTCGAATATGCACCCGCTGCGTTATTTCCCTCCCGATAACGACCAAAACAATGCCGCCCCCAACAATATCGCCGTCGAGGCTGCTTTTCGGGCTAAACCCTTCGGCAACAAGCCGATGTGGGCTTCGGAGACGAGCTACGACGCGGGCTGTCCCGGCTTGGGCAATGGCATCACCGAAGCCGCTCAAGGCAAGTACGTCCCGCGCTTCTTGTTGCAGTGGTTTAACACCGGGCTGGTGCGTACTTATATTTATGAATTGATGGACGAGAAGCCGGACAACTGCACCAACGCCGAGCTGCACTTTGGGATCTTGCGCAACGATGGTTCCCCCAAGCCCGCCTTCACCGCCGTCAAAAACTTGCTTGCGCTCCTGCGCGATCCCGGCGTGCCCTTCAATCCCGGATCGCTGGACTACACCCTGTCGGGCAACACTACCAACTTGCGCCATACCCTGCTCCAAAAGCGAGACAGGAGCTTTTACTTAATCCTGTGGCAGGCAGCCAAAAGCTCATATTGGCCGGGGGAAGCCCGCTCGGGACAGGATATCTACGTCGCGCCCACCCAAGTCACCCTCACCCTCAACACCAAGATCACTCAGGCGACCACCTACCTGCCCAACACCTCCACCAATCCCACGGGGCAATACACCAAGCCGACGCAGATCAACCTGAGTGTGCCGGACTACCCACTGGTTCTAGCCCTTTTTTGATCACCCTGAATGGATGCGTCGGGAGGACCCTGGATGAGCGCTAACCGT encodes:
- a CDS encoding glycosyltransferase family 4 protein; the encoded protein is MRILHILNDLHNLGNGIVNHVVDLAIAQQASGHRVTVLSSGGEHGALLAAHGVTLTTLLMNRTLWLQPLHIVQALQTINHQIAHFDIVHAHMMSGLLLAYSGCLRQGIPLIASMHNSWQHHARLMRLADHLIAGSQAVAQQLFTWGVKPDQVSVVANGTGGTYRYQALPAAPVSALPAGRRVLTVAGLFDRKGIHILLEAVPLVAAVVPQVRFCIVGDGPDRARYQQKVQEAGIGLWVTFLGFRPRFDNLLPLAELLVHPPLADPAPLVIPETLAAGIPIVGTSVGGIPEALAFGQAGLLVPPGNPQALASAVLQVLTDPTLAATLQLRSQERAACYTTQAMAAQTVAVYEKVLTRAVYVPPARPAPKST
- a CDS encoding glycosyltransferase, which translates into the protein MLRHATVSLFLPTLEGGGAERAMLHLAEGFTACGLKTDLILAQAKGKYLSMVPDGIRVIDLQAHAPVLLRKTLALQRYLRRERPAVLLTTLDIVNAAAWARRMAGVPTRVVMVVQTNLSAQFRDYTDGTGWLRPQLVRWFYPWADQIITASQGVAEDLAQISGLPLGEMRVIYNPVVTPRFLQMVQQPVPHPWFAAGQPPVILGVGRLVRQKDFPTLIRSFAQIRPQVPARLVILGEGEERANLEFLVRQLGLTDAVDLPGFVENPYAYMAQASVFALSSTHEGFGNVVAEALGAGTAVVSTDCPSGPAEILGWGRYGTLTPVGDARALAQGIVRTLQKPPGSEGLRQRARAFSLMAIVEQYCEVLEKLMQQPKAGWR
- a CDS encoding glycoside hydrolase family protein, which translates into the protein MKGPLRVALALLGLTAGLLGNGLRAQPEQARSADSFVDSVGVAVHLRFLDTAYGNYYGLIKPKLQELGVRHIRDGGDDAQFFQKLNDLAGVGIRSLLVMDPRDGIDPARAVAIAKTVAPSIEAVEQPNEYDFSGDPNWAATLKNYDASLWTAFKSDPAVASLPMIGTAFVSFDATNTVGDLSPYVDSSNMHPLRYFPPDNDQNNAAPNNIAVEAAFRAKPFGNKPMWASETSYDAGCPGLGNGITEAAQGKYVPRFLLQWFNTGLVRTYIYELMDEKPDNCTNAELHFGILRNDGSPKPAFTAVKNLLALLRDPGVPFNPGSLDYTLSGNTTNLRHTLLQKRDRSFYLILWQAAKSSYWPGEARSGQDIYVAPTQVTLTLNTKITQATTYLPNTSTNPTGQYTKPTQINLSVPDYPLVLALF